From Thermoplasmata archaeon, a single genomic window includes:
- a CDS encoding zinc ribbon domain-containing protein, with amino-acid sequence MEASTATKKPHMGRRRLVGLGLGLGTLAVGLFVLADQAWVGAQLQPFLGSALGAGSTATAGLTPYGSLSYVVYAIGIGIVMSGVGLLRSIYRSSVSSYVSGGSGAMGMNPEALQNMMKTSMAQISALSTTAVAAPKETVKVKCRNCGSLEPEDAAFCHKCGQAI; translated from the coding sequence ATGGAAGCTTCAACGGCAACGAAGAAACCGCACATGGGACGCCGTCGTCTCGTCGGATTGGGGCTAGGTCTCGGAACGCTCGCGGTAGGCCTGTTCGTCCTGGCCGACCAAGCCTGGGTGGGCGCCCAACTCCAGCCGTTCCTCGGATCCGCCCTCGGCGCGGGGAGCACCGCGACGGCGGGGCTGACGCCCTACGGTTCGCTCTCCTACGTGGTGTACGCGATCGGAATCGGGATCGTGATGTCCGGGGTCGGCCTGCTCCGTTCCATCTACCGGAGCTCCGTCTCCAGCTACGTGAGCGGCGGATCCGGAGCCATGGGGATGAACCCCGAGGCGCTCCAGAACATGATGAAGACGAGCATGGCCCAGATTTCCGCCCTCTCCACGACCGCCGTCGCGGCACCCAAGGAAACGGTCAAGGTGAAGTGCCGGAACTGCGGCTCTCTGGAACCCGAGGACGCTGCCTTCTGCCACAAGTGCGGGCAGGCGATCTGA
- a CDS encoding SDR family oxidoreductase, with protein sequence MSTHLEGRVALVTGSTGEGMGRSTALTLARDGADVVLNTGTNRRTTEASNRRLLGAMESLGSRAILIRADTTDGHAVREMFRRAKQELGPVDVLVNNAGGRWDPKRDFTKVDDAFWQDVLRAEIDGMFHTIKTALPDMRRRKWGRIVNLGMERSEEFMEPPYDYTVGKIARHGLTRILSEVEMPHGVTINAVAPGYIPTLTFDQALAAVRHGPAWAARKHGTPQDVAELVSWLCTDEARFVKGAIVPIHGAPMTD encoded by the coding sequence ATGAGCACGCACCTGGAGGGCCGGGTGGCCCTCGTCACGGGGAGCACCGGGGAAGGCATGGGGCGCAGCACGGCCCTGACCCTGGCGCGGGACGGAGCCGACGTCGTCCTGAACACGGGCACGAACCGGCGCACCACGGAGGCCTCGAACCGGCGACTCCTCGGGGCGATGGAATCGCTCGGGTCCCGCGCCATCCTGATCCGGGCGGACACCACGGACGGGCACGCCGTCCGCGAGATGTTCCGCCGCGCCAAGCAGGAGCTGGGTCCTGTGGACGTCCTCGTGAACAACGCGGGCGGGCGCTGGGACCCCAAGCGGGACTTCACGAAGGTGGACGACGCGTTTTGGCAGGACGTCCTGCGCGCCGAAATCGACGGCATGTTCCACACGATCAAGACCGCCCTCCCGGACATGCGCCGGCGGAAATGGGGTCGAATCGTGAACCTGGGCATGGAGCGGTCCGAGGAGTTCATGGAGCCGCCGTACGATTACACGGTCGGGAAGATCGCCCGACACGGGCTCACGCGCATCCTGTCGGAGGTCGAGATGCCCCACGGGGTGACGATCAACGCGGTCGCGCCCGGCTACATCCCGACGCTCACGTTCGACCAGGCGCTCGCTGCGGTCCGTCACGGACCTGCATGGGCCGCTCGAAAGCACGGAACGCCTCAGGATGTCGCCGAGCTGGTCTCTTGGCTGTGCACGGACGAGGCACGGTTCGTCAAGGGGGCCATCGTCCCGATTCATGGGGCTCCGATGACGGACTGA